The Corvus hawaiiensis isolate bCorHaw1 chromosome 10, bCorHaw1.pri.cur, whole genome shotgun sequence genome includes a window with the following:
- the GPR55 gene encoding G-protein coupled receptor 55: MTNNSENCNFTAIDSLARTMQLGISIPTFILGLVLNTVALFVFCCFWRKQTKTSVYMISLALADVLLLLSLPLKLYSSATTVPGLLCSFIQAPYYVNTYTSIFIIVCITVDRYRCIKHPFEGRANQSPRCAVLICCFIWAVAWICSTPIYVFHKKDLITCFHNMSDETWSVPLIVSVEIFGFLIPLAVMVFCSAQTIWILLNHKSQVKKKVEESGSLRVIVINLVVFLVCFTPVHLGICLQCLVRQHVIVDCSLKQTISLFLQVSMTFANLNCCLDAIFYYFAAKEFRKKTHLKRVIASCPVFKPCAMQRDCQQWENAPC; encoded by the coding sequence ATGACCAACAACAGCGAGAATTGCAATTTTACAGCCATCGACAGCTTGGCAAGGACCATGCAGCTGGGGATCTCCATCCCCACCTTCATCCTCGGGCTGGTTCTCAACACGGTGGCCCTGTTtgtgttctgctgcttttggagGAAGCAGACCAAAACCTCTGTGTACATGATCAGCCTGGCGCTCGCagatgtcctgctgctgctctcgcTGCCGCTGAAGCTGTACTCCTCTGCCACCACGGTGCCTGGGCTGCTGTGCTCCTTCATACAGGCTCCTTATTATGTCAACACCTACACCAGCATCTTCATCATTGTCTGCATCACTGTCGACAGGTACAGGTGCATAAAGCACCCCTTTGAAGGTCGAGCTAACCAGTCCCCCAGGTGTGCTGTCTTGATTTGCTGCTTCATCTGGGCAGTAGCTTGGATCTGCAGCACCCCTATATATGTGTTTCACAAGAAGGATCTTATTACATGCTTTCACAACATGTCAGACGAGACGTGGAGTGTCCCATTAATTGTTTCTGTGGAAATATTTGGATTTCTGATCCCACTCGCAGTGATGGTTTTCTGCTCTGCTCAAACCATCTGGATTCTTCTGAATCACAAAAGTCAAGTCAAAAAGAAGGTAGAAGAAAGTGGCTCCTTACGAGTAATCGTCATCAACCTTGTGGTGTTTTTGGTGTGCTTCACACCCGTCCACCTTGGGATCTGCCTCCAGTGCCTGGTGAGGCAGCACGTGATCGTGGACTGCAGTCTGAAACAGACCATCAGCCTCTTCCTCCAGGTGTCGATGACATTTGCCAACCTGAACTGCTGCCTCGATGCCATCTTCTACTATTTTGCTGCAAAGGAATTCCGTAAGAAAACACACCTGAAAAGGGTTATTGCATCGTGTCCTGTGTTTAAGCCTTGTGCTATGCAGCGGGACTGCCAGCAGTGGGAGAATGCCCCTTGCTAG